A single window of Corythoichthys intestinalis isolate RoL2023-P3 chromosome 21, ASM3026506v1, whole genome shotgun sequence DNA harbors:
- the mettl9 gene encoding methyltransferase-like protein 9 isoform X1 — MCHLQLRTLIFVAWVLGYVVFLHSIRMIWSAKYARGPLARSLLGNLVSEGEETVMETQEWYKCCPDLLGESLRPLFIQSHLDSGTKAFLKQSVEKSTWLFTQLYHSFVSSVLTPLVSRTSINGFLGRGSMFVFSAEQFQKLLKVGPDWKAEKLLDLGAGDGAVTEIMRGHFREIFATEVSPPMKWHLQRRNFKLMGIDEWQRSGLQYDVISCLNLLDRCEDPLLLLGDIKRSLVPHTGRLILAAVLPFQPYVEVGGRWQRPQEHLKVQGKTWEEQVTHLSQDVFQKSGFEVELLTRLPYLCEGDMYKDYYVLDDAVFVLKASNITQEFRQ; from the exons ATGTGTCATCTACAGCTGAGGACATTGATTTTTGTGGCCTGGGTGCTGGGCTACGTCGTCTTTCTGCACTCCATAAGGATGATATGGAGTGCTAAGTACGCGCGAGGTCCTCTGGCACGCTCACTTTTGGGAAATCTGGTGAGCGAAGGTGAAGAAACAGTAATGGAAACGCAAGAG TGGTACAAGTGCTGCCCTGACCTGCTCGGAGAGTCTCTGCGACCTCTGTTCATTCAGAGTCATCTCGATTCAGGCACCAAAGCCTTCCTCAAGCAAAGCGTTGAGAAGTCCACCTGGTTGTTTACACAACTCTATCATTCTTTTGTATCAAGTGTCCTCACACCTCTTGTTTCACGCACCTCCATCAATGG GTTTTTGGGACGCGGATCtatgtttgtgttttccgcGGAGCAATTCCAGAAACTTCTCAAAGTCGGACCTGATTGGAAAGCAGAGAAACTTCTGGACCTCGGAGCCGGTGATGGTGCTGTAACAGAAATTATGAGAGGCCATTTCAGAGAGATATTTGCCACTGAAGTCTCACCACCCATGAAATGGCATCTCCAAAGGAGAAATTTCAA ATTGATGGGGATCGACGAGTGGCAGCGGAGCGGCCTCCAATATGATGTCATAAGTTGTCTTAACCTACTGGACCGCTGCGAAGATCCTCTCCTCCTCCTCGGAGACATCAAGCGATCGCTTGTTCCCCACACTGGGCGCCTCATTCTGGCTGCTGTTCTTCCTTTCCAGCCCTACGTAGAAGTCG GTGGGAGATGGCAGCGTCCGCAAGAACACCTAAAAGTACAAGGCAAAACATGGGAGGAGCAAGTAACTCACCTGTCACAAGATGTCTTTCAAAAGTCAGGATTCGAGGTAGAATTGTTGACCCGCTTGCCATATCTCTGTGAAGGGGACATGTACAAAGATTACTACGTTCTCGACGATGCAGTTTTTGTTCTGAAGGCCTCAAATATAACTCAAGAGTTCAGACAATGA
- the mettl9 gene encoding methyltransferase-like protein 9 isoform X2 — MIWSAKYARGPLARSLLGNLVSEGEETVMETQEWYKCCPDLLGESLRPLFIQSHLDSGTKAFLKQSVEKSTWLFTQLYHSFVSSVLTPLVSRTSINGFLGRGSMFVFSAEQFQKLLKVGPDWKAEKLLDLGAGDGAVTEIMRGHFREIFATEVSPPMKWHLQRRNFKLMGIDEWQRSGLQYDVISCLNLLDRCEDPLLLLGDIKRSLVPHTGRLILAAVLPFQPYVEVGGRWQRPQEHLKVQGKTWEEQVTHLSQDVFQKSGFEVELLTRLPYLCEGDMYKDYYVLDDAVFVLKASNITQEFRQ, encoded by the exons ATGATATGGAGTGCTAAGTACGCGCGAGGTCCTCTGGCACGCTCACTTTTGGGAAATCTGGTGAGCGAAGGTGAAGAAACAGTAATGGAAACGCAAGAG TGGTACAAGTGCTGCCCTGACCTGCTCGGAGAGTCTCTGCGACCTCTGTTCATTCAGAGTCATCTCGATTCAGGCACCAAAGCCTTCCTCAAGCAAAGCGTTGAGAAGTCCACCTGGTTGTTTACACAACTCTATCATTCTTTTGTATCAAGTGTCCTCACACCTCTTGTTTCACGCACCTCCATCAATGG GTTTTTGGGACGCGGATCtatgtttgtgttttccgcGGAGCAATTCCAGAAACTTCTCAAAGTCGGACCTGATTGGAAAGCAGAGAAACTTCTGGACCTCGGAGCCGGTGATGGTGCTGTAACAGAAATTATGAGAGGCCATTTCAGAGAGATATTTGCCACTGAAGTCTCACCACCCATGAAATGGCATCTCCAAAGGAGAAATTTCAA ATTGATGGGGATCGACGAGTGGCAGCGGAGCGGCCTCCAATATGATGTCATAAGTTGTCTTAACCTACTGGACCGCTGCGAAGATCCTCTCCTCCTCCTCGGAGACATCAAGCGATCGCTTGTTCCCCACACTGGGCGCCTCATTCTGGCTGCTGTTCTTCCTTTCCAGCCCTACGTAGAAGTCG GTGGGAGATGGCAGCGTCCGCAAGAACACCTAAAAGTACAAGGCAAAACATGGGAGGAGCAAGTAACTCACCTGTCACAAGATGTCTTTCAAAAGTCAGGATTCGAGGTAGAATTGTTGACCCGCTTGCCATATCTCTGTGAAGGGGACATGTACAAAGATTACTACGTTCTCGACGATGCAGTTTTTGTTCTGAAGGCCTCAAATATAACTCAAGAGTTCAGACAATGA